A part of Clarias gariepinus isolate MV-2021 ecotype Netherlands chromosome 14, CGAR_prim_01v2, whole genome shotgun sequence genomic DNA contains:
- the LOC128540907 gene encoding ketimine reductase mu-crystallin-like, with amino-acid sequence MCFFVNVGLNSFYRNNKLLRFISITSGIKADFIPGSYSTRSAGGRGIYHLERWSSRARAYTTQGTKSRSGASALTPGVSWGKNMEKKMPEQPVYLSNDVVTRLLTYEDLIPRLEEVMGGFSRGSADVVQPVRSVLPIHNHSGFMGLMPAYIAHEDTLCTKMVAFYRRAEKLNLPSTQATVLLFNPEYGNVTAVMDGTEITFKRTAAVSAISAKLLMPTQSDVLCIIGCGHQAVSHYEIFTKLFSFKEVRVCSRRLETAERFAASIRGPVKVFSSAKDAVHGADLIITVTNSSEPVLFGEWVKPGAHIAAVGACRPDWRELDDVLMRDAVIYVDSREGAALESGDTILSGADLFAELGEVLNGTRPALRNKTTVFKSLGMGIQDAVAAKLVFDKWKNSQ; translated from the exons aatgtcggTCTAAACAgtttttacagaaacaataaaTTATTGAGGTTCATTTCCATTACTTCCGGTATAAAAGCGGATTTCATCCCGGGTTCGTACAGCACACGGAGTGCAGGTGGACGGGGCATTTATCATCTCGAACGGTGGTCATCACGGGCACGCGCTTATACCACCCAGGGGACAAAGTCCAGGTCAGGTGCTAGTGCACTTACACCAGGCGTCTCCTGGGGAAAGAACATGGAGAAGAAAATGCCCGAACAGCCTGTGTATCTGAGTAACGACGTGGTTACACGTCTTCTTACTTATGAAGACTTGATCCCGCGACTGGAGGAGGTTATGGGAGGGTTTTCCCGGGGTTCAGCTGATGTGGTGCAGCCCGTGAGATCTGTGCTCCCCATACACAATCACAGCGG GTTCATGGGGCTGATGCCTGCATATATTGCACATGAGGACACTTTGTGCACGAAGATGGTGGCTTTCTACAGACGGGCAGAGAAATTGAACTTACCATCCACACAAGCCACTGTGTTACTCTTTAACCCTGAGTATGGCAATGTCACTGCG GTTATGGATGGGACAGAAATCACTTTTAAAAGGACAGCGGCTGTGTCAGCCATTTCTGCTAAA CTGTTGATGCCAACTCAGTCAGACGTCTTGTGCATAATTGGCTGTGGACACCAGGCTGTCAGCCATTATGAAATCTTCACAaagcttttttcctttaaagag gtGCGTGTGTGCAGTCGGAGATTAGAGACTGCCGAGCGGTTTGCTGCAAGTATCCGGGGTCCTGTTAAAGTATTTTCATCTGCCAAAGACGCAGTGCATGGAGCGGACCTCATCATTACAGTCACTAATTCTAGTGAACCAGTGCTGTTTGGGGAGTGGGTTAAACCCGGTGCTCATATAGCAG CGGTAGGTGCTTGTCGGCCAGACTGGAGAGAACTCGATGACGTACTGATGAGAGACGCTGTGATTTACGTCGACAGCAGAGAGGGAGCGGCACTGGAGTCTGGAGACACCATTTTGTCTGGG GCGGACTTATTTGCTGAACTTGGAGAAGTTTTGAATGGAACTCGACCGGCCTTGCGCAACAAGACGACAGTGTTTAAGTCACTGG GAATGGGGATACAAGATGCGGTCGCTGCTAAGCTTGTGTTTGACAAGTGGAAGAATAGCCAGTAA